The Aspergillus flavus chromosome 2, complete sequence region ATGTTCGTCTGCAGCCCAAACCATGATTGGAACTCATCGTCCACGGCAGAGATTGGCTGCTCAGTGTCGTCGAACAAAGTTAAGATTGCGGTCCCCAGTCGCTCGATAATGGAAGAACACTTCTCTCCTACGGCACGGCCGTTTGAGATGCCGCGAAAGAGGGTTAGAAAAGTTGAGATGTTCGTACTGATCACAGGTTTTGTCAGATCCTGGCGGAGAGCTGGCGATGCTCGAAGGGCGTACAGCATAGTCAACGCAGCCAAGAAAAGGGAGTGAATTGCCACAAAggtatattttattttgttccGCGCATAAAGTGAGCTATAGGAGCTGATGAGGCCAATGGCTGCTTCGGTGCAGATGCGGAGGTCATCCGCTGAGAGGATTGGCGCGGTGCGAGATGGACGATATAACGACATGATTGCATGGTTGAATGCAATATGAAACCATTCAAGGGACTGGAAAGTGGAGTGAGTATGGGGGTATCTTGGGGCAGTGACGAGCCACATGTTCAATtcagaataataatatgaTCGCAGGGTATCTATCTCGTTGCGCGCAGATGAGCTACGTACGGCGGGATGAAAGGCCTTGTAGATCTCGGCATTCATTCGGCGTAGTTTTATGATGTGTATAAATGTTGAGGTATCTGTGACCGTGGGAATTGTCACGGATTCTGGATCGGGAGGCTCAACTGCATCACGTAACTGATCATCGGATAGCTGGAGAGGCAAAGGGGTAGATATATCTGTGTCTTGAATGCCCAGCGGTCGACCCATATTGACTGCAATGCTGCAATCCATGACATACGCGCACCAGAACACCCGCTTGGACATCTCCGTGCGGAACAAGTCTAGACCCACAAGACTCTCACGGCGATGCAGATCGATTCCAGTTGCCAAACGGAGGGCAAGTCCCGATGTGTACCATAAATTCACTGCCTGTGGCTCATTGTGGCCATACATGCAAAGAAGCAACAGGCATTGCGCGCATTCAAAATCATCGATGCGCATAACGTAATGCAACTCCAGCACGGCCCGACCGAAGAATTCCCGATGAATAAACCGATTTTCTTGCTCGACCCAAGACTTCTCCGTCGCCGCAATCGCTAAGACCATATATACAAAGAAATTGGATACCGGGTCGACTTCCAGATTAGTCATGAAAGGAGTAAGATATTTGGATTCGAAGGTTGGCCGATGGAGCACTGGGAGGTAAGGCCAGCGGCGCTCAAAGAAGATATTCACAAGCTCTACATAGGCAGCATCATTGAGAAGACTCAAGGAAATAGGCTGTTCTGTTGGCATTGAATCATCCCCCCAGAGATTCCAGGCGCAACTCAATGTGCTCATATTCATGCCCTCAATATTAGTACTCTTAGAGAAAGTTGGCCGGAGAATGCGGCCTGAGTAAGAAC contains the following coding sequences:
- a CDS encoding fungal-specific transcription factor domain-containing protein is translated as MATPSSSPVPRRHRRGLTRSAAACERCRRRKQKCDGKTPICGPCARAGATCIPSERLLIRQSDADCRCQSLREQLASLERRYEALAQQHEELLAQKDKDSLHDGANPRALDGLALANSSSHHHDTMGTSESVVPQSRDLRRNANCSYSGRILRPTFSKSTNIEGMNMSTLSCAWNLWGDDSMPTEQPISLSLLNDAAYVELVNIFFERRWPYLPVLHRPTFESKYLTPFMTNLEVDPVSNFFVYMVLAIAATEKSWVEQENRFIHREFFGRAVLELHYVMRIDDFECAQCLLLLCMYGHNEPQAVNLWYTSGLALRLATGIDLHRRESLVGLDLFRTEMSKRVFWCAYVMDCSIAVNMGRPLGIQDTDISTPLPLQLSDDQLRDAVEPPDPESVTIPTVTDTSTFIHIIKLRRMNAEIYKAFHPAVRSSSARNEIDTLRSYYYSELNMWLVTAPRYPHTHSTFQSLEWFHIAFNHAIMSLYRPSRTAPILSADDLRICTEAAIGLISSYSSLYARNKIKYTFVAIHSLFLAALTMLYALRASPALRQDLTKPVISTNISTFLTLFRGISNGRAVGEKCSSIIERLGTAILTLFDDTEQPISAVDDEFQSWFGLQTNIFSPRDRDAIFGDPVGMSPHLPDVRVDLPWTDLFIEGLDMGAVSAWNFF